The segment GCTAACATATTTTTTTCATTTGCACCACCTCCTAATTTACTGACTGACAAATCCCTTTTTCCTTTGGACGAATCGTGCGACTTCTGATACTCTAGGATATGATAATTCGTTAAAGGAGTTTTGAATGTGAGCTATATTTTTAAAAGCGAAAGGCTGGGCTTCCGTTTATTGACTGCTCAGGATGCTCCAAATTGTGATTTGTTTTGGGGCAATGATGAGGTTATGGCCTATACTGGCGGAAGCATTTCAGCAGAACTACTGCCGCAAGTCATTGATTTCTATGCTCAATCACAGCAGGATTACGGCATTACTGTATATGGTGTAGAAGATATCTCGTCTGGCCAGCTCATCGGTGCTGCAGGATTTGATATAGAATCCGCTGTTGAGG is part of the Niallia taxi genome and harbors:
- a CDS encoding GNAT family N-acetyltransferase, translating into MSYIFKSERLGFRLLTAQDAPNCDLFWGNDEVMAYTGGSISAELLPQVIDFYAQSQQDYGITVYGVEDISSGQLIGAAGFDIESAVEDIELVFHFMKDAWGKGLASEAAVACIRYAAEVYQPKSIIASSSVENKKALNILGKIGFAYLGIHYLEDTAQDEALFQLVL